From Candidatus Binatia bacterium:
CAGGAACGAGAAGCTCCTCGGCGTCATTCACCTGAAGGACATCGTCAAAGGCGGCATCCGGGAGCGGTTCGTCGAACTGCGCAACATGGGCATCCGCACCGTGATGATCACCGGCGACAACCCGGTTACGGCGGCAGCGATCGCTGCCGAGGCAGGTGTGGACGATTTCCTCGCGCAGGCCACGCCGGAGAACAAGCTGAAGCTGATTCGCAAGGAACAGGCCAGCGGCAAGCTGGTCGCGATGTGCGGCGACGGCACCAACGACGCTCCGGCACTGGCCCAGGCCGATGTTGGAGTCGCGATGAACACCGGGACCTCGGCTGCCAAGGAAGCCGGCAACATGGTCGACCTCGACTCGAACCCGACCAAGTTGATCGAGATCGTCGAGATCGGCAAGCAGCTGCTGATCACGCGCGGGGCGCTGACGACGTTCAGCATCGCCAACGATGTCGCGAAATACTTCGCGATCATCCCGGCGATGTTCGTGATCGCGTTCCCACAGCTTTCGGTGCTGAATATCATGCACCTGGCGACGCCCGAGTCGGCCATCCTTTCGGCGGTGATCTTCAACGCCGTCATCATCATAGCGCTGATCCCGCTGGCGCTTCGCGGCGTGCGCTATCGTCCGCTCGGCGCGGCCGCGATCCTGAGGCGCAACATGCTGATCTACGGGTTCGGCGGCATCGTGATCCCATTCATCGGCATCAAGGCCATCGACTTGCTGATCACTGCGATGGGGCTGGCATGAACCTCGATGCATCGGGAAACGCCCGCCTTGCGTTTTTTCCGCGAAATCCGCGAAAAGGCCGACGGGCCATGACGACGCCGGCGGCTACGATCCTGGCGATGCATCGGCGACAGGTGCCGCTGGCGGTGAGACTCAACGATCACCGCGAACTTGCATGATCGCCGGGACCAGAGTTCTCTCTCTTCGATGGCCGCAGCGCTGGATGCCGCGAGCGCATAGCACCGCCGTTCTCCGGGCGGCGATCGGGGCGGTGGCGGCCCCAGACGCCCCCGCGGGTACCGAACGGCAGAGGAGGACCATGCAGTTTTCGCGATTGATCGCGCCGGTGGACGTATTGGTTGGGCTCAAGGTTGCGGACAAGCCGCAGCTCATCAGGGAGGTCGCCAGGCGCCTGGCCGACCGGTCGGGCCTTCCTGTCGCCGTCGTCGACAGTCTGCTCAACGCGCGCGAGGAGCTCGGCTCGACCGGAGTCGGCCGTGGCGTCGCACTGCCGCATGCGCGGGTCCCGGGCGCCAAGCAACCGTGCGCAATCTTCGCGAGACTGGCCAAGCCGGTCGATTTCTTGGCCGTCGACGGGCGACCGGTCGATCTCGTGTGCGCGATCATCGCGCCGGATCAGCCGCGCACGGAGGCGCTGTCCGCGCTGGCCGCGGTCTCGCGCGTGCTGCGCGATCCCGTCGTCGTCGACGCGATCCGCAAGGCCACGACCCAGGAATCGATTTACGATCAATTGATGGTTGCCGACGCAGCAGTGCCGACTTCCTGACAGGAGCAGCGCGATGGCGACGTCACGCCCTGCGCCACGCACGGACGTGCGTCCTTCGCCGGACGCCCTCCTGGCGCGTGCCACGCGGGAGGAGCGGGGGCGCCTCAAGATTTTTCTCGGCGCCGCGCCCGGCGTCGGCAAGACCTACCAGATGCTGACGATGGCGCAGGCCCGTCGCCGCGACGGCGTCGACGTCGTGATCGGCGTCGTCGAGACGCACGGCCGCAAGGAGACACTGGCGCTGCTCGGGGATCTCGAGCTGCTTCCGAGGCGCCGCCTCGAGTATCGCGGCCATTCCTTCGACGAGATGGACATCGACGCCATCCTCGCGCGGCGTCCGCAGCTGGTGCTGATCGACGAGCTGGCGCACACGAACGCCACGGGCAGTCGTCATCCCAAGCGATACCTGGATGTCGAAGAGATTCTCGCCGCGGGGATCGACGTCTACTCCACGTTGAACATCCAGCACGTCGAAAGCCTGAGCGACATCGTCGCGCAGATCACCGGCGTGCGCGTGCGCGAGACTGTTCCGGATCGCGTCCTCAACGACGCCGATGACATCGAAGTCGTCGATCTCGCTCCCGAAGACCTGCTGCAGCGCCTTCGCGAGGGCAAGGTCTACGTGCCGGAAATGGCCTCGCGCGCGCTCGAGGGCTACTTCGCGCCCGGCAATCTTACGGCGCTGCGCGAGCTCGCGCTTCGGCGTACCGCCCAGCGAGTAGACCAGCAACTGCTCAGCCACATGCGCGAGCATGCGATCGCCGGACCGTGGGCGGCGGGGGAACGGGTGCTCGTGTGTCTGAGCGAGCACCCGGGAGGCGCGGCGCTCGTGCGCTACGGGAAGCGGCTGGCGGACCAGCTGCATGCGTCGTGGGCGGCGATCCACGTGGAGACGGCGGCGAGCACCCGGGTCTCCGAGGCCGAGCGCGACCGCATTGCCGAGTCGATGCGACTGGCCGAGCGCCTCGGCGCCGATCCGATCACGGTCTCGGGGTTCGATCCCACCAGCGAGATCCTGGCGTGGGCGCGCGCCAATAACGTCACGCAGCTCGTCATCGGCAATTCGCAGCGCTCCCGCTGGGCCGAGCTCGTGCGCGGGTCGGTCGTCCGTGCCCTGCTGAGATCGGCGGGCGACATCAGCGTCCACGTGATGGGCGTCGGCCGGGACGAGGATGCAGACGGGCACGGTTCGCGGATCAAGACGGTCCCGCGGGCGGTGCCCTTCCCCGTCAGGCACTACGTTGCGGCGGCGATGGCCGTCGCCGCCGCGCTGGTCGCGGCGCTCGTCCTGCAGCCGTGGGTCGGTTTCGCCAACGTCGACCTGATCTTCCTGACCGCCGTCATCGCGGTGGCGGCGCGCTTCGGCCTGTGGCCTTCGATCGCCGCCAGCATCACCAGCTCGCTGGCCTACAACTTTTTCTTCATCCCGCCGATCTATACGTTCACGATTTCCGATCCGATGAATCTGGCCGCGCTGTTCCTGTTCACGGTGGTCGCCGTCGTGATCAGCAACCTCGCGGCACGCGTCCATGCGCAAGCCGGAATGGCCCACGCCCGCACGGCCACGACGCAGGCGCTCTATGCGTTCAGCCGAAAGCTGGCCGCGGTCGTCGAGATCGAGGATCTCCTTTGGGCGGCCGCGTACCAGATGGCGTCGATGTTGAAGCTCGACGTCGTGCTCCTGATGCCCGAGGAAGACGTGCTGACGGTCAAGGCGGGCTATCCGCCCGAGGACCGCATCGACGAGGCGGATCTGGCCGCCGCCAAGTGGGCGTGGGACAAGAACCGGGCGGCCGGGCGAGGCTCCGACAACCTGCCGGGAGCCAAGCGCCTCTTCCTTCCGCTGCACACGGCCCGGGGTCCCGTGGGTGTGGTCGGGCTTGCCAGCGACCGGGAGGGCCCCTTGCTGACCCCCGACGAACGGCGCCTGCTCGATGCGCTGCTCGACCAGACCGCGGTCGCGATCGAGCACATGAAACTGACCGAAGACATCGACCAGGCGCGCGTGACGGCGCAGACCGAGCGGCTGCGCGCA
This genomic window contains:
- a CDS encoding PTS sugar transporter subunit IIA, translated to MIAGTRVLSLRWPQRWMPRAHSTAVLRAAIGAVAAPDAPAGTERQRRTMQFSRLIAPVDVLVGLKVADKPQLIREVARRLADRSGLPVAVVDSLLNAREELGSTGVGRGVALPHARVPGAKQPCAIFARLAKPVDFLAVDGRPVDLVCAIIAPDQPRTEALSALAAVSRVLRDPVVVDAIRKATTQESIYDQLMVADAAVPTS
- a CDS encoding sensor histidine kinase KdpD gives rise to the protein MATSRPAPRTDVRPSPDALLARATREERGRLKIFLGAAPGVGKTYQMLTMAQARRRDGVDVVIGVVETHGRKETLALLGDLELLPRRRLEYRGHSFDEMDIDAILARRPQLVLIDELAHTNATGSRHPKRYLDVEEILAAGIDVYSTLNIQHVESLSDIVAQITGVRVRETVPDRVLNDADDIEVVDLAPEDLLQRLREGKVYVPEMASRALEGYFAPGNLTALRELALRRTAQRVDQQLLSHMREHAIAGPWAAGERVLVCLSEHPGGAALVRYGKRLADQLHASWAAIHVETAASTRVSEAERDRIAESMRLAERLGADPITVSGFDPTSEILAWARANNVTQLVIGNSQRSRWAELVRGSVVRALLRSAGDISVHVMGVGRDEDADGHGSRIKTVPRAVPFPVRHYVAAAMAVAAALVAALVLQPWVGFANVDLIFLTAVIAVAARFGLWPSIAASITSSLAYNFFFIPPIYTFTISDPMNLAALFLFTVVAVVISNLAARVHAQAGMAHARTATTQALYAFSRKLAAVVEIEDLLWAAAYQMASMLKLDVVLLMPEEDVLTVKAGYPPEDRIDEADLAAAKWAWDKNRAAGRGSDNLPGAKRLFLPLHTARGPVGVVGLASDREGPLLTPDERRLLDALLDQTAVAIEHMKLTEDIDQARVTAQTERLRAALLTSLSHDLKTPLASIIGAASSLQQYADLYDAETRRDLVAMIHDEADRLNRFVHNLLDMTRLESGHIELLTESVDLGEVVGAALQRTARVLEHHKIEVDLVSDIPMLRLDVVLIEQVLFNLLDNAAKYAPTGSVVSIRGRRNPDGVSLEVADEGPGIPQEELESVFEKFYRVKGGDRRRVGTGLGLAVCRGFVEALGGTIDAGNRSDRSGAVFTIRFPASIEVELPREPAAAASA